One Solanum pennellii chromosome 10, SPENNV200 genomic region harbors:
- the LOC107001273 gene encoding elongation of fatty acids protein A-like translates to MEDIYTNVHYWLVDHPTISKFEWKQGHTFGSSLCFLTLSISIYLFITLLSFRFSLLLPTLPITILHRITAVHSLILCLVSLIMIVGCSLAVLNQMPRHDWRRWVFCFPVDNNSITLPSGPMFFWIHFYYLSKILEFIDTILIILSRSRSRRLSFLHVYHHTMVPLLCYLGIYTRQSLIHIIVIINASVHVVMYAYYFLCAIGKKPWWKKLVTDCQIIQFILGFICSPIMLYYHFTTEGCCGFELWCVDIVFNTSLLLLFLDFYSNNYGKKMGNDPNSKIEKQT, encoded by the coding sequence ATGGAAGATATTTATACTAATGTGCACTATTGGCTTGTTGACCACCCAACCATTAGCAAATTTGAGTGGAAACAAGGCCACACATTTGGTTCCTCCCTATGTTTTCTTACGCTCTCAATTtctatttacttgttcattacACTATTATCTTTTCGCTTTTCATTACTCCTCCCCACACTCCCAATTACCATCCTCCACCGCATTACGGCCGTGCACAGCCTCATCCTTTGCCTTGTCTCTCTTATCATGATCGTTGGTTGTAGCCTTGCTGTCCTCAACCAAATGCCACGACATGATTGGAGACGATGGGTATTTTGCTTCCCTGTCGACAATAATAGTATTACTCTTCCAAGCGGACCCATGTTCTTTTGGATCCACTTTTATTACTTGTCAAAGATTCTTGAATTTATAGACACTATTTTGATCATTCTTAGTAGATCTCGATCGCGAAGGCTCTCATTCCTCCATGTGTACCACCATACAATGGTGCCTCTTCTTTGTTATCTTGGGATCTACACGAGGCAGTCATTGATCCATATTATTGTTATCATCAATGCATCAGTTCATGTTGTAATGTACGCTTATTATTTCCTTTGTGCTATAGGAAAGAAGCCTTGGTGGAAAAAGCTAGTCACAGACTGTCAAATAATTCAGTTCATTCTGGGATTTATATGTTCACCTATTATGTTGTATTATCACTTTACTACTGAAGGCTGCTGTGGATTTGAACTATGGTGTGTCGATATTGTTTTTAACACTTCACTCTTGCTGCTCTTTCTCGATTTTTATTCCAATAATTATGGTAAGAAAATGGGGAATGACCCTAATAGTAAGATtgaaaaacaaacataa